The following proteins are co-located in the Trichormus variabilis 0441 genome:
- a CDS encoding YybH family protein, translating into MKLHDQDQIRRIFEEVYPDNVRAGDLSAYADMYTEDALWMPPNGLDRCGIPDILEGFADTIADKDIDPIFTAEEIEVKGDSGYVIGISLATICPKDGSPSTQVKYRALWLMKKDGDRWKIARQIWNVKP; encoded by the coding sequence ATGAAACTGCATGATCAAGATCAAATCAGACGCATATTTGAAGAAGTATATCCTGATAATGTCCGGGCGGGAGATTTATCTGCTTATGCCGATATGTATACAGAAGATGCTTTATGGATGCCACCTAATGGACTCGATCGCTGCGGTATACCGGATATTTTAGAAGGCTTTGCAGACACAATTGCTGATAAAGATATCGATCCGATTTTTACAGCTGAAGAAATCGAAGTCAAAGGTGATTCTGGTTATGTCATCGGTATTTCTTTGGCTACCATTTGCCCAAAAGACGGCAGTCCATCAACACAAGTCAAATATCGAGCTTTATGGTTGATGAAAAAAGATGGCGATCGCTGGAAAATTGCTCGTCAAATTTGGAATGTAAAACCTTAA
- a CDS encoding DUF4904 domain-containing protein — MATEKYHEILKKYFLSFETGDFSQVQFSCNLEFLSPISGNTLKGTEEVIPFLKGVTTRVAEVNIMSTTVEYPRASGVWQMRTTKGTLYTLHNFFRLDEEGIVYVWPMFDPKAVMENPDALIQWLTGKDY; from the coding sequence ATGGCTACAGAAAAATATCATGAGATACTCAAAAAATACTTTCTGTCTTTTGAAACTGGTGATTTTTCACAAGTACAGTTCTCTTGCAACCTTGAGTTTCTGAGTCCCATTAGTGGTAACACTTTGAAAGGAACTGAAGAAGTTATCCCTTTTTTAAAGGGTGTGACGACTCGTGTGGCAGAAGTGAACATTATGTCAACCACTGTTGAATACCCAAGAGCAAGTGGTGTATGGCAAATGAGGACAACAAAAGGAACTTTATACACCCTACACAACTTCTTTCGTCTTGACGAAGAAGGTATTGTCTATGTTTGGCCGATGTTCGATCCAAAAGCTGTGATGGAAAATCCAGACGCTTTAATTCAATGGCTAACGGGTAAGGACTACTAA